Proteins from one Elgaria multicarinata webbii isolate HBS135686 ecotype San Diego chromosome 3, rElgMul1.1.pri, whole genome shotgun sequence genomic window:
- the CUTA gene encoding protein CutA isoform X2: MLPLLRTASQRFSSMAATEGPYVAGTLSAAFVTCPNQTVAREIARAVVEKRLAACVNIVPQITSIYEWKGKVEEDSEVLLMIKTRSSRVSALADFVRSVHPYEVAEVIAVPIQEGNPPYLKWVAENVPPE; encoded by the exons aTGCTGCCGCTGCTCCGGACGGCCTCCCAGCGCTTCTCCTCCATGGCGGCCACAGAAGGGCCCTACGTGGCCGGCACCCTCTCGGCCGCCTTCGTCACTTGCCCCAACCAGACCGTCGCCAGGGAGATTGCCAG AGCGGTGGTGGAGAAGCGGCTGGCGGCCTGCGTGAATATCGTTCCCCAGATCACCTCCAT CTACGAGTGGAAAGGCAAGGTGGAGGAAGACTCCGAGGTGCTGCTG ATGATCAAAACGCGCAGCTCCCGGGTCTCCGCGCTGGCCGACTTTGTCCG GTCCGTGCACCCCTACGAAGTGGCCGAGGTGATCGCCGTCCCGATCCAGGAGGGGAACCCCCCGTACCTGAAGTGGGTCGCAGAGAACGTGCCCCCCGAGTAG
- the CUTA gene encoding protein CutA isoform X1, whose translation MAGEGDPPSRMQMAKGACCVLLLSLLMLPLLRTASQRFSSMAATEGPYVAGTLSAAFVTCPNQTVAREIARAVVEKRLAACVNIVPQITSIYEWKGKVEEDSEVLLMIKTRSSRVSALADFVRSVHPYEVAEVIAVPIQEGNPPYLKWVAENVPPE comes from the exons atggcggGCGAGGGAGACCCCCCCAGCCGCATGCAGATGGCCAAAGGCGCCTGCTGT gtcctgctgctgtcgctgctgaTGCTGCCGCTGCTCCGGACGGCCTCCCAGCGCTTCTCCTCCATGGCGGCCACAGAAGGGCCCTACGTGGCCGGCACCCTCTCGGCCGCCTTCGTCACTTGCCCCAACCAGACCGTCGCCAGGGAGATTGCCAG AGCGGTGGTGGAGAAGCGGCTGGCGGCCTGCGTGAATATCGTTCCCCAGATCACCTCCAT CTACGAGTGGAAAGGCAAGGTGGAGGAAGACTCCGAGGTGCTGCTG ATGATCAAAACGCGCAGCTCCCGGGTCTCCGCGCTGGCCGACTTTGTCCG GTCCGTGCACCCCTACGAAGTGGCCGAGGTGATCGCCGTCCCGATCCAGGAGGGGAACCCCCCGTACCTGAAGTGGGTCGCAGAGAACGTGCCCCCCGAGTAG